The nucleotide window GCATCGTTCTGGCTGTACATCATCAGTGCCCTGGTCGGGATCGTCGGCGGCATCCTCGTGTTCTCCGACAAGCAGCGGGTCATCGACGCCGTGCACAAGTCCAATCCCAAGCTCACGGACACCCAGCTCCACAATACGGCGAACGTCGCGGTCGCGATCGCACTGGGCTTCTCCGTCGTCGCCTTCCTGCTTTATCTGCTGTTCGCGGCCAAACTGCGGGCCGGCCGCAACTGGGCACGCATCGTGCTGACGGTCCTGGTCATTCTCAACGCGCTTTCCCTGGTGACCAACAAGGGCACGCTGGGAGTGGAGTACGTGGGAACGGCTCTCCTGGTCATCGCCACCGTCCTCGCCTACCTGCCCGCGTCCAACGCCTACATCAAGGCGACCAGGGCGCGCACCTGACAGCCGCCCGGAGAAGCGGCCCCGGCACGGGAGACCAGGCATCACTTGACGCCGCTCACGCGCCGGGCCGCCTTCGGTCCCGCCGCCGCCGCTGCGGCGGCTCGGCTCAGCCGGCCGTGATGGTGGTACCGGCGTTGATCACGGGTCCCATGGCCGTACCGGAGAAGTAGTACGGATAGACCGGCTCCGGAAGGCTGACCTCCTCGATGCGTTCCGCCATCCCGGCGGGGATCTCGAAGTCGAGGGCGCGGAGGTCGTCGTCGAGCTGCGCCAGGCGTGTCACGCTGATCAGCGTCGAAACGACGCCGGGCCGCCGGGCCACCCAGTTGAGGGCCACTTGTGCCGGAGTACGGCCGAGTTCGCGTGCGCACTCGCGCAGGACCGCCACGATGGCCTCGTTCCGTTCGGTGAGCAGCTTGGATATCGCCGGGTTGCCGGTGGCGTCCAGCGCGTCGAGGGTGCCGTCGGCCGCCATCCGGGTCAGGCGTCCATCGCCCTGGAGCTCTCCCTGTTGTCCCCGGGTGTACTTCCCGGCCAGCAGCCCGTTCGCCAGTGGTGACCACGGGACGATGCCGATGCCCAGGTCGAGGGCGGCCGGGACGTGCTCGCGCTCGATGGCACGTTCGGCGACGGAGTACTCCAGTTGCAGGGCGGCGACCGGCTCCCAGTGGCGGGAACGGGCGATCATCTGAGCCTTGGCGGCGTACCAGGCGGGGACGTTGCTCAGCCCGATGGCGCGGACCTTGCCGCTGCGCACCAGCGCGTCGAGCGTCGACATGACCTCCTCGACGGGCGTCATCGCGTCCCACATGTGCAGCCAGTACAGGTCGACGTAGTCGGTCTGGAGACGCCGCAGAGAGGTGTCGAGCGAGGCCAGGATGTTCTTGCGGCCGTTGCCCCCGGAGTTGGGGTCTCCGGGCCGTGTGGCGACGGCGAACTTGGTCGCGACCACGAGGCCTTCCCGCACCCCGGTCTCCTTGATGAACGTTCCCAGCATCTCCTCGCTGCGGCCGCCCGCGTAGTTGATCGCGGTGTCGACGAAGTTGCCGCCCGCCTCCACGTAGCGGACGAAGACGGAGCGTGCGGTGTCCTCGCCCGTGTGCCAGCCGCCCTCACCGAACGTCAGGGCGCCCAGCGCGATCGGTGAGACCCGCAGTCCCGTACTCCCGAGCAACCGATAGTGCGTTGTCATGGCGCCACCTTGCGGTCTGGAGCGCGCTCCAGGTCAAATCCGGGCCTTGACCTGGAGCCCACTCCAGGTGTGATGCTCGGCGCATGGACTTCTACTCGCCCGGCGAGGTCGCCGAGCGGACGGGTTTCAGCCTGGACACGCTCCGGTACTACGAGCGGATCGGCCTGCTCCACGAGATCGACCGCACACCGGGCGGGCAGCGCCGCTTCACGGAACACGACGTGCTGTGGCTGCTGATGTTCCGCTGCCTGCGTGAGTCCGGCATGCCGATCGCACAGATGCTCCGCTTCGCCGAACTGGCCCGCGGCAGCGACGACACCGTGCCCGAACGCCTCGCCCTGCTCGAAGCACACGACCAGAGAATCGAGGAGCGGATCGCCGGGCTCCGCGCACACCAGAGACAGATCCGGCGCAAGATCCTCATCTACCGGACGAAGCCCCGCCCGCCCGGGCGGCCCAGCGCGGAACCGGGAAAGAACCTCCGTCCGACGGGTGATGCCCGGGGCTAGGCGTGGGCGGTGGCTCGGTGGCGGTCGCAGCGGCGGCGGCCGGCCTCGTCGCCGATGCGGGCCCACAGCTCGCCCGCGGCCTGCCACTCGCGGAGGGCGGCCTGGGTCCTCTGCTGCCGGGCCAGTACGACGCCGATCATCTCGCGTGCGTGGGCCTGTCCGCTGATCTCGCCGATGTCCTCGGCCAGGTCGAGGGCCTGGATGAAATGGCGGTACGCGCGTTCGAGACTCTCCGCGCGGTGCTTCTCCGGCTCGGACGGCTCGACGCCGTACGCGCCCTCGCCCTCACGTGTGGCCACGACGCCCAGGTTGATCTCGTCCCCGATGCGGCCGCGCGCGTCGCCGGGCGGGCGGGCCGCGATGCACCGCTCGATGTCGTCGCGGGCGGCGGGCAGATCGTCGCGGTGGAGGCTCTGCAACGCCGCCTCGGTGTGCCACTGCGGCAGGCCACGCGGGGGCATGAGGGCCGTCGCCTGGTGCAGGTGACCGGCGGCCGTGTCCGCGTCGCCGCGCGTACGTGCCATGGCGGCCAGCCGGAGGTGGCCGACGGATGCGGCGGGTTCGGTCTCCAGCTCGACGAGTGTCCGTGCGACGGCCTCGCGCTCGGGATTACGCCCCTCCTGGGCGTACCAGACCTCCAGCGCGTCGGCGATCGCGACGATCTCGTCCGTCGGATCGTCCTCGCGGGTGAGCCGCTTCAGCACGGCGTCGGAGGCGGCGAACCAGGTACGCGCCTCCGCGTAGCGTTCGGTGCCGAGCCGGTCGGCGTGTTCGGCGGCCAGCTCCGCGTAGTAGGTGAACAGCCGGCGCCGCGCACGCGCCCGGCTCCGGCGGCCGGTGTCCAGGCCCAGTGCCCCGGCCTGTTCGGACAGCCGTACGCCGCCCGGGCCGCGGTGCACCAGGGTGCGCGCGGCGAGGTCGGACAGGCACGCGTCGGCACGCGCGACCGGCCACCCGGCCAGGGCCGCGAGCGCGGTGACCTCGTAGGCGGCGTACGGCACGATCGTCATCAGCGCGAGCAGCCGGCGCCCCTCCTTCGGCACCCCGGCCAGCAGCGACCGGAACACGTCGCGGAACCGGTCCGACAGCTCCGATGGCGCGCTCTGCCGCAGGAGGCCGAGGAGTTCGGAGACCGGCAGGTCCGGATTCGCGTCGAAGACCCGGCCCGCCTCCTTCACGACGCGCGGGAGCAGCAGGTAGTTACGCGCCAGCTCGGCGGCCGGGCCGGGCTCGGCGGCGACCCGCTCCTCGATCGTGTTGGGCGGCGGCGGCCGGCGGTGCGGCCGGCGCAGCCGTCGCCATCGCCGCCGGAACCCCGGCACCGGCACCAGTCCGTACGGATTGCAGAACAGCTCGAGCCCCTCGCCGGGTGTCAGGCCGCCGACGGACGCCTCGGCGACGCCGCGCAGGTCGTCCGGTCCCAGGTCACCGGCGACGATGACGTACGCCTTGGAGATCGGGCGTGCGAGCCACCGCACCTGCCCGGGGTCGGTGACGTTGTCGATGAGCAGCGCCTCGCCGCTGTTGTGCAGCCGGTTGGCGATGAGGTCGGCGGAGCCGTCGCCGGCGTGCGCCACCGGCAGGCCGAGCGTGCGCAGCACGCTGAGCCGTATCTCCCGCTCGTCCTGGCCGAACGCGTCGACCCAGTGCCGCTGCCCCGGCGCGGGCACCAGGCTCAGCAGTGCCTCGATCGCGACCGCCGAGGTGCCGATGCCGCGCGGGCCGCGCACCAGCACGCACCGGTGCGCCCTCGCCTTGCGCACCGTCTCGTCGATGGCGTCCTCGCGGCCGACCAGCGGGCTGCGATCGGTGAGGCTGCGCCGTTCGACGATCTCCGGCATCGGAGGCTCGCGGTGTGCGAGCGCCCACATGGCCACGGCCCCTGCGGTGCAGAGCACCGTGAACGTCCAGGACACGCGCTGACCCAGCGCGCCGATCTGGTTGGCGGTCACGTCCAGGACGAACGCCGTCGCGCCACCGGCGAGGGCGACGCTGCCGGTGAGGCGGGACCCGATCCGCAGGGGCCGCCGCGCTCCGCTCCCGCCGATCATTCCGCCTCCCCGGTACGGCGGACGCGTGCCGGTCGCCGGGTCTCCGCGGGGGGCACCCGGCGTACGCCGGAGGTGAAGCCCCGCACCAGCCAGTTGCCGGTGGCGATGACGAGGCCCAGCGGGATGATCGTCGCGACGATCGCGCCGGCGGCCATCACGCTCTCCGACGTGACGAACTGCCGCGCCTGGTCGGACAGCACGAAGGTGACCTGGCCGGCCTCCGGGCCACCCAGCAGCAGCCCGACCACGTAGTCGTTCCACACGAGGACGAACTCCAGCACCGCCACGGTGACCAGCGCGGGGAGGCTTTCGCGCACGACCGCGAACAGCGGCGACCCCGGCTCGGCGTCGTAGCGGCGGGCGTGCACGACCTCGCGCGGCACCGACGCGAACGCCGCGCGCAACAGCAGCACCGCGAGCGGTACGCCGAACGCCGTGTGCACCACCGTCAGCGCGGTCGGCGCGCCCAGGAGATGCATCCGGTCGAACACCCTGCCCAGCTCGACGATCACGGTCTGCGGCGGCACCACCGCCACCACCGTGGTGACCGCGATCAGCGCGCGGTTCGCCCCGCGCGGCAGCCCGCCCCAGGCCAGCGCGTACGCCGCCGGCACCGCGACGACCAGCAGCAACACAGCCGCGAACACCGAACGCGCGCCGGTGTTGACCAGCGCCGCGGTCAGCTCCCCGCCCTCGAACGCCCGCCGGTAGGACTCGAACCCGAACCCGCGCGACCACCAGCCGCCGGCCGCGGCGGCGCGCGGTGTGTGCAGGGACGTCATCAGCAGGACGAACAGCGGCAGCACCCAGACGGCGCCGGCCACCACCACGGCGACCCGGCCGAGCCTGCGCTTGCGCGGCGGCGCCGGCGGCTCCGAGCGCGTCGGCCACTCGCGGCTCAGCCCCCACAGGCCGGCCAGCGCCGCGATGGCGGCGATCGCGAACTGCATCACGGTCAGCGCCGCGGACTCACCGGCCCCCAGGTCTTCGCGGAACCGCCACCAGTGCAGCCCGATCACGTCGACCTCGGCCTGGTCCGAGCCGGGCGCGGCGATCAGGATCAGGTCGAAGACGCGGGCGGCGGCCACCAGCACGATGATCAGGACCAGCGCGCCGGCCGGGAACAGCGCCGGGCCGATGACGGTGCGCAGCCTCCGTCGGCGGCTCACCCCGAACGCCGTCGCCATCCGCACGAGGCCGGCCGGGATCGCGTTCAGGCCGCTGCGGAAGACCACGACCGCGAGCCCCGCCCACTGCCAGGCGAACGCCAGGCCGAGCACCAGCCAGATCCCCGTCGGGCCGAGCAGGAAGTCACCGGGCTGCGCGATCAGCCGGAACGCCAGCCCGGTCACCAGTGCCGACACGGCGATCGGCGCGGCGAGCACGCCGACCCTGCGGTGCGCCCCGACCGTCCACGCCATCAGCAGGCCGAAGACACAGACCACCGGGGCCAGGACCAGCCAGAACAGGCTGTTGCGCAGCGCGTGCCGCACCTGCCCGTCGCGGAGCACCTCGGCGTAGTTGCCCAGCCCGCCGTGCAGGCTGTCGACCACCGCCCATGTCAGCGGGAGGACCAGCACCGCCCCGACGAGCAGTCCGGCGGGCGTCAGGTACAGGAGGGGCCGCCACGGCCGGGGCCGGTGCCCGCGTACCGGCGCGCGCGTGTCCTCACGTGGGATCAGTCCCGCATCGTTCACGACGCCCCCCGTGAGGCAATGTCGAGTGCGGTGACCGCGCGGCCTACGGCGGCGGTGACGGCGGACGGGTGCCCGGCGACCGCGGTGAAGAACTCCTGGAAGATCCTCCACGTGCCGCGCCCGTCACTGCCCGCGAGCCTGCCGCCGAGCTGGTCGGACAGGTCGAACGTGACGCCCCCGGCCGTCTCCTCACGGAGCTGCGCCGCCAGCGGCCCCAGGTCGCGCGGGTAGTCGTTCACGCTCGGGTCCAGCGAGAGCAGCCCGCCCGTCGACGCCCAGGGCCGTACGGCCTCCGGGGAGGCGAGCCAGTCGACGAGGGCGCGCCCGGCCGCGCTGGCGGGCCGCAGCAGCACGGCGGCATCGCCCCCCGTGAGCAGTGGCGGGCGCTCGCCGCGCCGGCTCGGGAAACGGAACCAGCGGGCGGGTGCGGAGCCGTTCTGCCGGAT belongs to Actinoallomurus bryophytorum and includes:
- a CDS encoding aldo/keto reductase, yielding MTTHYRLLGSTGLRVSPIALGALTFGEGGWHTGEDTARSVFVRYVEAGGNFVDTAINYAGGRSEEMLGTFIKETGVREGLVVATKFAVATRPGDPNSGGNGRKNILASLDTSLRRLQTDYVDLYWLHMWDAMTPVEEVMSTLDALVRSGKVRAIGLSNVPAWYAAKAQMIARSRHWEPVAALQLEYSVAERAIEREHVPAALDLGIGIVPWSPLANGLLAGKYTRGQQGELQGDGRLTRMAADGTLDALDATGNPAISKLLTERNEAIVAVLRECARELGRTPAQVALNWVARRPGVVSTLISVTRLAQLDDDLRALDFEIPAGMAERIEEVSLPEPVYPYYFSGTAMGPVINAGTTITAG
- a CDS encoding MerR family transcriptional regulator; its protein translation is MDFYSPGEVAERTGFSLDTLRYYERIGLLHEIDRTPGGQRRFTEHDVLWLLMFRCLRESGMPIAQMLRFAELARGSDDTVPERLALLEAHDQRIEERIAGLRAHQRQIRRKILIYRTKPRPPGRPSAEPGKNLRPTGDARG
- a CDS encoding ABC transporter permease subunit — its product is MNDAGLIPREDTRAPVRGHRPRPWRPLLYLTPAGLLVGAVLVLPLTWAVVDSLHGGLGNYAEVLRDGQVRHALRNSLFWLVLAPVVCVFGLLMAWTVGAHRRVGVLAAPIAVSALVTGLAFRLIAQPGDFLLGPTGIWLVLGLAFAWQWAGLAVVVFRSGLNAIPAGLVRMATAFGVSRRRRLRTVIGPALFPAGALVLIIVLVAAARVFDLILIAAPGSDQAEVDVIGLHWWRFREDLGAGESAALTVMQFAIAAIAALAGLWGLSREWPTRSEPPAPPRKRRLGRVAVVVAGAVWVLPLFVLLMTSLHTPRAAAAGGWWSRGFGFESYRRAFEGGELTAALVNTGARSVFAAVLLLVVAVPAAYALAWGGLPRGANRALIAVTTVVAVVPPQTVIVELGRVFDRMHLLGAPTALTVVHTAFGVPLAVLLLRAAFASVPREVVHARRYDAEPGSPLFAVVRESLPALVTVAVLEFVLVWNDYVVGLLLGGPEAGQVTFVLSDQARQFVTSESVMAAGAIVATIIPLGLVIATGNWLVRGFTSGVRRVPPAETRRPARVRRTGEAE